The following coding sequences lie in one Arachis hypogaea cultivar Tifrunner chromosome 9, arahy.Tifrunner.gnm2.J5K5, whole genome shotgun sequence genomic window:
- the LOC112710675 gene encoding uncharacterized protein isoform X1 yields MSSSSEDESMSEMEEQENQNKEMKHENGVLDYIMSLESVPTKLPPHLELLRTRVLCNNDAPQHTDTIQYSGAYAALGVDNSLRLDNFSQNFKVEVKRLTDDDIEFDMIGIDPSLANAFRRILIAEVPTMAIERVYIANNTSLIQDEVLSHRLGLIPIIADPRLFEYPDNAGDDRNEKNTIVFKLHVACHKGQPRMTVRSDELKWLPNGSELIAEDAKPSASSKPKTFTSFTCSQESIPEISSNPIGPKYLDIILAKLGPGQEIELEAHAVKGVGRTHAKWSPVSTAWYRMLPEVVLLENIEDDLAVKLQEKCPVGLFDIEDIGEGKKRATVARPRDCTLCRECIREGKEWEDRISLRRVKDHFIFTIESTGALPPEVLFTEAVKILEDKCERVITELS; encoded by the exons ATGTCATCATCGTCCGAAGACGAGTCGATGTCCGAGATGGAAGAACAGGAGAATCAGAATAAAGAAATGAAGCATGAAAATGGAGTGCTTGATTACATAATGAGCTTGGAAAGTGTGCCAACAAAGCTCCCTCCACATCTTGAGCTTCTCAGGACCCGGGTCCTATGCAACAACGATGCTCCTCAGCAT ACAGATACCATACAGTATTCTGGTGCTTATGCAGCATTAGGTGTTGATAATAGCTTGCGGTTGGATAATTTCAGTCAAAACTTCAAAGTTGAAGTGAAGCGGCTCACAGATGATGACATAGAGTTTGATATGATTGGTATTGATCCTTCACTTGCCAATGCATTTCGAAGAATCCTTATAGCAGAG GTACCAACAATGGCTATTGAAAGAGTTTACATTGCAAACAATACATCACTTATACAAGATGAAGTTCTATCCCATAGATTAGGCCTCATACCAATCATTGCTGATCCCAGGCTATTTGAATATCCAG ATAATGCTGGGGATGATAGGAATGAAAAGAATACCATTGTCTTCAAACTACATGTTGCTTGCCATAAAGGACAGCCACGTATGACCG TGAGATCAGATGAACTAAAGTGGTTACCTAATGGGAGTGAGCTAATAGCTGAAGATGCCAAACCAAGTGCAAGTTCAAAACCAAAGACATTTACATCCTTTACTTGCAGTCAAGAATCGATTCCCGAAATTTCCAGCAATCCAATTGGTCCCAAATATTTGGATATTATATTAGCTAAACTTGGACCTGGTCAG GAAATTGAACTTGAAGCTCATGCAGTTAAAGGTGTTGGTAGAACACATGCAAAATGGTCACCAGTTTCCACTGCTTGGTATCGGATGCTTCCGGAG GTTGTCCTCTTGGAGAACATTGAGGATGATCTGGCCGTCAAACTACAAGAAAAATGTCCAGTTGGATTATTTGACATTGAAGATATTGGGGAag GCAAAAAAAGGGCCACGGTAGCCAGACCACGAGATTGCACTCTGTGTAGGGAATGcattagagagggaaaagaatGGGAAGATCGTATATCATTACGTCGTGTTAAAGATCACTTCATTT TTACTATTGAATCGACTGGAGCATTGCCCCCTGAAGTGCTATTCACTGAAGCTGTGAAGATTCTGGAAGACAAGTGTGAACGAGTAATTACTGAACTTTCTTGA
- the LOC112710673 gene encoding anaphase-promoting complex subunit 11: MAFDGCCPDCKLPGDDCPLMWGACNHAFHLHCILKWVNSQTSQAHCPMCRREWQFKA; encoded by the exons ATGGCCTTTGATGGATGCTGTCCTGACTGTAAACTTCCTGGCGACGACTGCCCACTGA TGTGGGGAGCATGCAATCATGCATTTCATTTGCACTGTATTCTAAAATGGGTGAATTCTCAGACATCACAAGCTCATTGTCCCATGTGCCGAAGAGAATGGCAGTTTAAAGCGTGA
- the LOC112710675 gene encoding uncharacterized protein isoform X2 produces MQQRCSSAYTIQYSGAYAALGVDNSLRLDNFSQNFKVEVKRLTDDDIEFDMIGIDPSLANAFRRILIAEVPTMAIERVYIANNTSLIQDEVLSHRLGLIPIIADPRLFEYPDNAGDDRNEKNTIVFKLHVACHKGQPRMTVRSDELKWLPNGSELIAEDAKPSASSKPKTFTSFTCSQESIPEISSNPIGPKYLDIILAKLGPGQEIELEAHAVKGVGRTHAKWSPVSTAWYRMLPEVVLLENIEDDLAVKLQEKCPVGLFDIEDIGEGKKRATVARPRDCTLCRECIREGKEWEDRISLRRVKDHFIFTIESTGALPPEVLFTEAVKILEDKCERVITELS; encoded by the exons ATGCAACAACGATGCTCCTCAGCAT ATACCATACAGTATTCTGGTGCTTATGCAGCATTAGGTGTTGATAATAGCTTGCGGTTGGATAATTTCAGTCAAAACTTCAAAGTTGAAGTGAAGCGGCTCACAGATGATGACATAGAGTTTGATATGATTGGTATTGATCCTTCACTTGCCAATGCATTTCGAAGAATCCTTATAGCAGAG GTACCAACAATGGCTATTGAAAGAGTTTACATTGCAAACAATACATCACTTATACAAGATGAAGTTCTATCCCATAGATTAGGCCTCATACCAATCATTGCTGATCCCAGGCTATTTGAATATCCAG ATAATGCTGGGGATGATAGGAATGAAAAGAATACCATTGTCTTCAAACTACATGTTGCTTGCCATAAAGGACAGCCACGTATGACCG TGAGATCAGATGAACTAAAGTGGTTACCTAATGGGAGTGAGCTAATAGCTGAAGATGCCAAACCAAGTGCAAGTTCAAAACCAAAGACATTTACATCCTTTACTTGCAGTCAAGAATCGATTCCCGAAATTTCCAGCAATCCAATTGGTCCCAAATATTTGGATATTATATTAGCTAAACTTGGACCTGGTCAG GAAATTGAACTTGAAGCTCATGCAGTTAAAGGTGTTGGTAGAACACATGCAAAATGGTCACCAGTTTCCACTGCTTGGTATCGGATGCTTCCGGAG GTTGTCCTCTTGGAGAACATTGAGGATGATCTGGCCGTCAAACTACAAGAAAAATGTCCAGTTGGATTATTTGACATTGAAGATATTGGGGAag GCAAAAAAAGGGCCACGGTAGCCAGACCACGAGATTGCACTCTGTGTAGGGAATGcattagagagggaaaagaatGGGAAGATCGTATATCATTACGTCGTGTTAAAGATCACTTCATTT TTACTATTGAATCGACTGGAGCATTGCCCCCTGAAGTGCTATTCACTGAAGCTGTGAAGATTCTGGAAGACAAGTGTGAACGAGTAATTACTGAACTTTCTTGA